The following are from one region of the bacterium genome:
- the kdsA gene encoding 3-deoxy-8-phosphooctulonate synthase yields MKKEIKINNITIGGEKIVLIAGPCAIENEDMALETAEKLANITSKLNIPYIFKGSYDKANRLSINSGRGLGFPRGLGVLRKIRETFNIPVLTDVHETYQVEAVASVVDIIQIPAFLCRQTDLVLAAASTGKPINIKKGQFMAPEDMKYIAQKAEYKGNKNIMITERGTSFGYHDLVLDPRSIVILRSLGYPVILDITHSAQKPGGIAGASGGERMFVIPFGKVGVALGVDGIYMEVHPDPEKAISDKFIQVPLDEAENYIKAIFNI; encoded by the coding sequence ATGAAAAAAGAAATAAAAATAAATAATATAACCATTGGCGGAGAAAAAATTGTTCTTATAGCAGGTCCATGTGCCATAGAAAATGAGGATATGGCTTTAGAAACCGCGGAAAAGCTTGCCAATATAACATCAAAGTTAAACATACCATATATTTTCAAGGGCTCATATGATAAAGCCAATAGATTATCAATAAACTCTGGCAGAGGACTTGGCTTCCCAAGAGGACTGGGGGTTCTTCGGAAAATCAGAGAAACATTTAATATACCAGTCTTAACTGATGTACATGAAACATATCAAGTCGAAGCAGTAGCATCGGTTGTCGATATTATACAAATCCCAGCTTTTCTATGCAGGCAGACTGACCTCGTTCTTGCCGCCGCTTCAACTGGAAAACCGATAAATATAAAAAAAGGACAATTCATGGCTCCTGAAGACATGAAATACATAGCGCAAAAAGCTGAATATAAAGGCAATAAGAATATAATGATAACAGAACGCGGCACATCATTTGGATACCATGATCTGGTTCTCGACCCGCGTAGCATAGTTATACTAAGATCACTCGGCTATCCTGTAATTCTGGATATAACCCATAGCGCTCAAAAACCTGGTGGAATCGCTGGTGCTTCTGGCGGAGAAAGAATGTTCGTAATCCCATTTGGTAAGGTCGGAGTAGCGCTTGGTGTGGATGGCATATACATGGAAGTCCATCCTGACCCAGAAAAAGCTATATCTGATAAATTTATACAAGTACCACTCGATGAAGCCGAAAATTATATAAAAGCTATATTCAATATATAA